The DNA region CGGACGACGCCGTCGAATGGGGTGTCGCCAACATCAACGCCGACGACGTGTGGGACCAGTACGGCACCAAGGGTGCCGGCATCACCGTCGCCAACCTCGACACCGGCGTGCAGTTCGACCACCCGGCGCTGGTCGCCAGCTACCGGGGCAACCTCGGTGACGGCACGTTCGACCACGACTACAACTGGTTCGACGCCGACAGCGTGTGCGACGCGGCACCGTGTGACCGGGGCACGCACGGCACCCACACGATGGGCACGATGGTCGGCGACGGCGGCCCGGGCAACCGGATCGGGGTCGCCCCCGAAGCCACCTGGATCGCGGCGAACGGCTGCTGCCCGAGCGACGCCGCGCTGGTCGCCTCCGGCGAGTGGTTGCTGGCCCCGACCGACCTCGCCGGGCAGAACCCGGACGCGGGCAAGCGGCCACACGTGATCAACAACTCGTGGGGCAGCCGGGCACCGTCGATGGATCCGTTCATGGAGGACGTGATGACGGCGTGGGACGCCGCCGGCATCCTCGGCATCTGGTCCAACGGCAACAGTGGCTCGCTGGGCTGCCAGTCCAGCGGCTCTCCCGGTAGCCGAACGATCAACTACTCGGTCGGCGCGTACGACGCCGACAACCGGATCGCCGCCTTCTCGGGCCGGGGACCCGGCCAGGACGGCGAGTTCAAGCCGAACATCGCCGCCCCCGGGGTCGCGGTCCGTTCCTCCGGGCCGGGCAGCAGCTACTACACCGACGACGGCACCTCGATGGCGTCGCCGCACGTCGCCGGCGCGGTCGCGCTGCTGTGGTCGGCCGCGCCGTCGCTGATCGGCGACACCGACGCCACCCGGGAGTTGCTGGACCGTACCGCGATCGACACCGCCGACCCGCAGTGCGGCGGCACCGGCGCCGACAACAACGTCTTCGGCGAAGGCCGCCTCGACGCGCTGGCGCTGCTGGAAGCGGCACCGGTCGGTGACACCGGCACCCTGACCGGCACCGTCACCGACGCCGCCACCGGCGCGCCGGTCGAGGGCGCCACCGTCACCATCGACACCGAGCCGGCCCGCGAACGGACCACGGCGGCGGACGGCTCCTACTCGGCCCGGCTGACCGTCGGCACCTACCCGGTGACGGTCACCGCGTTCGGCTACGCTCCGCAGACCGCCGAGGCGACGATCACCGCCGGCGGCGCGACCACCGTCGACGTGGCGCTGACCGCGCTGCCGAGCGTGACGCTCAGCGGTCTGGTCCGCGACGGCTCCGGCCACGGCTGGCCGCTGTACGCCAAGGTCAGTGTCGACGGCACCGACGTCGACACGTTCACCAACCCGTTCACCGGCCGCTACCAGTTGGCCCTGCCCGCGCACGCGGCGTACACGCTGGTGGTCGAACCGCAGTACGACGGCTACGGCACCGTCGAACAGGCGGTCGAGCTGCGCGGCGGCAACCGGACCGTGGACGTCGCCGCGACGGTGGACCGGTGCGGGACCGCCCCGGGCTACGCGTTCTCCGCCGGCATCGGCATCCTCGGCGACGACGCCGGTCAGCTCGGCGGCTACCTCGACGAGCAGGGTGTGCCGACCACCGAGGTCGACTGGGACACCGACGTCACCGGCTACGACGCGATCATCGTCAACCGGCCGAGCAACCCGGGCCAGGAGACGTTCCTGCGGTTCCTGGCCGACACCGACGCCGCCGGCGTCGGCGTGCTGTTCCTCGACACCTGGTCCAACGTGGGCGGCAACGGCATCTACATGCTCAGCCAGTACACCGGCAACCCGGGTACCCGCAGCAGCGGCATCGTCTACGACACCGAGGGTGACCTGTCCTACCAGGTGATGCAGGAGCACCCGGTGGTCGCCGGCTTCCCGCTCGGCGGGCGGATCGCCTTCGACGAGACGGCGAACTACTCCAAGTACTACGGCTTCTTCGACGCCTGGGGCGGCGACGGCCGGATGGTGATCGCCAACGCGGTCACCTCGGAGGTCGGCACCGTCGGGGTCGGCATCGGCGTGCAGCAGCGGGCGAACAACCGGCACGTGCTGCTGTCGATGCACGCGGCCAGCTACAACACCGGACCGGCGATCTGGCACGACGACAGTGCCCGGGTGTTCCGCAACGCGGTCGACTGGATCGCCGAGACCGAGTTCGAGTGCCTCGTGGTCGACGGTGGCCTGGTCGCCGGCTTCGTCCGGGACGCCAATACCGGCACCGGGCTGGTGGGTGCGCAGGTCACGCCGGTGGACCGGGTCGGCGCGGGCACCCGTACCGTCGCCACGCCGACGGACCCGGGGATCGACGACGGGTTCTACGCGCTGTTCTCCCCCGCCGGCCGGCACCGCATCACCGCCTCGGCGAACCAGTACGCGCCGCTGACCCGGTGGGCCGACGTCGCCGAGAACTGGACCACCCGGCACAACTACAACCTGGCCGCCGGCCAGCTGACCGTCACCGGGGCACCGGTGCAGGCGACGGTACCGCTGGGCGGCACGACCACGGCCACCGTCACCGTGACCAACACCGGCGGCGCGCCGGCCGAGGTGGAGCTGGCCGAACGAGCCGACGACTTCGAGATCGCCCGCGCCGACGGCACCCGGGTCGGTTCCCGGGCACTCGCGTCGGCACCGGGCGCGCCGGTGCGCACCGTCGCGGTCGACGTACCGATCGAGCAGTTGGCCGGCGCGGACCCGGCGGCGGCGTTCGGGCCGGCCGCCGCGCCGGTGGCGACCGGCGTCCCCGCTCCGGCCACCGCACCGTGGCTGAACCTGCCGAGTCTGCCCCGCACGGTGATGGACAACAGCGCGGTCACCGTCGACGGCAAGCTGTACTCGTTCGGCGGATCCAGCAGCTCGACGTTGGCGGAGGTGTACGTCTTCGACCCGGCCGCCCAGACCTGGACCCGGCTCGCCGACATGCCCAACGGTGCCCGCAGTCAGGCCGCCGAAGGGGTGATCGACGGCAAGGTCTACCTGGTCAGCGGCTGGAGCGCGCTGAACACCGACACACTGATCTTCGACCCGGCCAGCGGCGAATGGAGTACGGGCGCCGACGTGCCGGCCGCGTCGGCCGCCGCCGGCTCGGCGGTGCTCGACGGCCAGCTGTACGTGATCGGGGGTTGCACCACGACCAACTGCACGCCGAACACCGACCAGGTGTTCCGCTACGACCCGCGCGGCGACAGCTGGGAGACCGTCGCCCCGTACCCGGTGCCGATCGGCTGGCAGTCCTGCGGTGCGGTCGCCGGACGGGTCATCTGCGCCGGCGGGCTGTCCAACAGCCAGCCGGTGACCGCCAGCTACTCCTACGACCCGACCGCCGACGCCTGGACGCCGGTGGCGGACCTGCCGGTGAACCTGTGGGGCTCGGCGTAC from Solwaraspora sp. WMMD791 includes:
- a CDS encoding S8 family serine peptidase, coding for MRSIARALSLVLLAGVALVAPSPATAAPRPGPEPGDTPARGAADKIAPELERSLQSAGSTDLWIRFSEQADLSQARQIDDWTARGEAVVHALRTAAATSQTNVRHLLDTEGVTYQAFWASNAIYVHDGSSSLAQELAARPDVEGLYEPVEYQLIDPAPGTPTADEPTRSSTADDAVEWGVANINADDVWDQYGTKGAGITVANLDTGVQFDHPALVASYRGNLGDGTFDHDYNWFDADSVCDAAPCDRGTHGTHTMGTMVGDGGPGNRIGVAPEATWIAANGCCPSDAALVASGEWLLAPTDLAGQNPDAGKRPHVINNSWGSRAPSMDPFMEDVMTAWDAAGILGIWSNGNSGSLGCQSSGSPGSRTINYSVGAYDADNRIAAFSGRGPGQDGEFKPNIAAPGVAVRSSGPGSSYYTDDGTSMASPHVAGAVALLWSAAPSLIGDTDATRELLDRTAIDTADPQCGGTGADNNVFGEGRLDALALLEAAPVGDTGTLTGTVTDAATGAPVEGATVTIDTEPARERTTAADGSYSARLTVGTYPVTVTAFGYAPQTAEATITAGGATTVDVALTALPSVTLSGLVRDGSGHGWPLYAKVSVDGTDVDTFTNPFTGRYQLALPAHAAYTLVVEPQYDGYGTVEQAVELRGGNRTVDVAATVDRCGTAPGYAFSAGIGILGDDAGQLGGYLDEQGVPTTEVDWDTDVTGYDAIIVNRPSNPGQETFLRFLADTDAAGVGVLFLDTWSNVGGNGIYMLSQYTGNPGTRSSGIVYDTEGDLSYQVMQEHPVVAGFPLGGRIAFDETANYSKYYGFFDAWGGDGRMVIANAVTSEVGTVGVGIGVQQRANNRHVLLSMHAASYNTGPAIWHDDSARVFRNAVDWIAETEFECLVVDGGLVAGFVRDANTGTGLVGAQVTPVDRVGAGTRTVATPTDPGIDDGFYALFSPAGRHRITASANQYAPLTRWADVAENWTTRHNYNLAAGQLTVTGAPVQATVPLGGTTTATVTVTNTGGAPAEVELAERADDFEIARADGTRVGSRALASAPGAPVRTVAVDVPIEQLAGADPAAAFGPAAAPVATGVPAPATAPWLNLPSLPRTVMDNSAVTVDGKLYSFGGSSSSTLAEVYVFDPAAQTWTRLADMPNGARSQAAEGVIDGKVYLVSGWSALNTDTLIFDPASGEWSTGADVPAASAAAGSAVLDGQLYVIGGCTTTNCTPNTDQVFRYDPRGDSWETVAPYPVPIGWQSCGAVAGRVICAGGLSNSQPVTASYSYDPTADAWTPVADLPVNLWGSAYHSADNRLLISGGGTGLQAITNQGYAYDPVTDAWSSLPAANSPGFRPGSACGLYRVGGSSVAGFQPTATVELLPGFDQCGSTQDTAWLTVDPATATIAPGEQVTVTVTVQADVAQPGTYTSSVAVFEDTPYAVDAVPVTMTVTPPDTWGKITGTVSAVGCDGDRTPVTGATVQLSTWTMELPLATGTDGGYAHWLDHRHNPVTMIVAKDGYMPQTRQTQITAGGVRVEDWALRQVCGRSAGVLETS